One segment of Podospora pseudopauciseta strain CBS 411.78 chromosome 5 map unlocalized CBS411.78m_5.2, whole genome shotgun sequence DNA contains the following:
- a CDS encoding uncharacterized protein (COG:E; EggNog:ENOG503NZXF), which yields MTSKAPIPFSDPPALMGLPSPYFTPSHLQWAKAIRPFITSNLHSLAVESEQSPTATVPESVFSTFANHHMLIPALPAPLPAAWLKKLGIHTLLGGLKVEDFDSLHGYIYSDEMVRSGLAGPPGSLTTGIAFGLPLILKFGSPTLQEKIVPDILLGRKRICIAITEPEAGSDVAGIVTTAKKSPDGQHYIINGTKKWITNGIWSDYASMAVRTGPPGSGAAGISLLVVPLKNYPGVNMRRLKVAGQISAGTTFIELDDVQVPVENLIGKENHGMKYIMTNFNHERLAVATGTTRQARVALSAAFEYVMKREAFGKPLVEQPVVRHRLAKAGALLESLTAWVEHFAYWMTRLPAEEADVKLGGMTALLKAQAGIVFRECADTAVLLFGGNGFTTTGQGMVAEMLYREVPGTRIPGGSEDVLLDLAVRQLLKIYKVQTKMLEDGKAAKL from the exons ATGACCTCCAAAGCCCCCATCCCCTTCTCCGACCCCCCAGCCCTCATGggcctcccctccccctacttcaccccttcccacctCCAATGGGCCAAAGCCATCCGccccttcatcacctccaacctccacTCCCTCGCCGTCGAATCCGAGCaatcccccaccgccaccgtcccCGAATCCGTCTTTTCCACCTTTGCCAACCACCACATGCTCatccccgccctccccgcccccctgCCCGCAGCCTGGCTCAAAAAACTCGGCATCcacaccctcctcggcggcctgAAAGTAGAAGACTTTGACTCCCTTCACGGCTACATCTACAGCGACGAAATGGTCCGCTCCGGCCTCGCCGGCCCCCCAGGCTCCCTCACGACCGGCATCGCCTTCggcctccccctcatcctcaagttcggctcccccaccctccaagAAAAAATCGTCCCCGACATCCTCCTGGGCAGAAAAAGAATCTGCATCGCCATCACAGAACCCGAGGCCGGCTCCGACGTGGCCGGGATCGTGACTACGGCCAAGAAATCCCCCGACGGACAACACTACATTATAAACGGCACCAAGAAATGGATCACAAACGGCATCTGGTCCGACTACGCCTCCATGGCCGTCCGCACCGGCCCCCCCGGTTCGGGAGCAGCAGGCATTTCCCTCCTTGTCGTCCCGCTCAAAAACTACCCCGGGGTTAACATGCGCCGTCTCAAAGTCGCGGGACAAATCTCGGCCGGGACTACTTTCATCGAGCTGGACGACGTGCAAGTCCCGGTTGAGAACCTGATTGGAAAGGAAAACCACGGGATGAAGTACATAATGACCAATTTCAACCATGAGAGGTTAGCCGTCGCCACGGGGACGACAAGGCAGGCTCGGGTGGCGCTCAGCGCGGCCTTCGAGTACGTCAtgaagagggaggcgttTGGAAAGCCGCTGGTGGAACAGCCCGTGGTGCGGCACCGGCTGGCGAAAGCGGGCGCGTTGCTGGAGAGTTTGACTGCGTGGGTGGAGCATTTTGCTTATTGGATGACAAGACtgccggcggaggaggcggatgtcAAGTTGGGGGGTATGACGGCGTTGCTGAAGGCGCAGGCGGGGATTGTGTTCAGGGAGTGTGCTGATAcggcggtgttgttgtttgggggCAATGGGTTCACCACTACGGGGCAGGGAATGGTTGCTGAGA TGCTCTACCGAGAGGTTCCGGGGACGAGAATTCCGGGAGGGTCGGAGGATGTCCTGCTTGACTTGGCGGTTCGGCAGCTGCTCAAGATTTACAAGGTGCAGACCAAGATGTTGGAGGATGGAAAGGCTGCGAAACTGTAA
- a CDS encoding uncharacterized protein (COG:S; EggNog:ENOG503PDRJ): MFTLKTLLLLTLSAATATAQGTSSIGQVTCGNNNWSRSQIEEALEQGCRLHEDGEQLGNNKYPHRFNNREGLVFAASGPYQEFPIVRNGVYEGGSPGADRIVFNPNLNGACVYVGTMTHTGASGNGFNMCATRSEGRPGAGDDTTASVTVPGTATRTQTSTSTTSTSTSTASPDSAGAVQRLGVQGVAVGLMAWAFVL, encoded by the exons ATGTTCACCCtcaaaaccctcctcctcctcaccctctccgccgccaccgccacagCCCAaggcacctcctccatcggCCAAGTAACCTGCGGAAACAACAACTGGTCCCGGTCCCAAATCGAGGAAGCCCTCGAGCAAGGCTGCCGTCTCCACGAGGACGGGGAGCAATTGGGAAACAACAAGTATCCTCACCGGTTCAACAACCGGGAGGGTCTCGTTTTTGCTGCCAGCGGGCCGTATCAGGAGTTTCCTATAGTGAGGAACGGGGTTTATGAAGGGG GCTCCCCCGGAGCGGATAGGATTGTTTTCAATCCTAACCTGAATGGTGCTTGTGTCTATGTCGGCACGATGACGCATACGGGGGCGAGTGGGAATGGTTTTAATATGTGTGCTACGAGGTCGGAGGGAAGGCCGGGGGCTGGGGATGATACCACTGCTTCGGTGACGGTTCCTGGTACTGCTACGAGGACTCAGACCAGCACGTCTACGACGTCGACTTCTACGTCGACTGCCAGCCCGGATTCGGCCGGAGCGGTGCAGAGGTTGGGGGTGCAGGGGGTGGCGGTCGGGTTGATGGCTTGGGCTTTTGTTTTGTAA